CTAATCACTACAGCCCTCTTTGTTTGGAACACGTATATGATAATCGAACTTGAAACTGTTTGTGGTGACTTTCTGAATTTTCAGTTATGATTACTTGGTTTGTGTTAAAAcgttttatcaataatttattttgtgcaTTGCACATTTGCATACATCTAACAGATCAAAATACTGCGTGAATGGTACTATGTAGTGTATTTGGACTTTTGTTAAAGATGGACTCCGGTTGATATTTGGTATGGACTGTGTATGTCTAGGTTCACTAATATTTGGTATGGACTGTGTATGTCCACCAATgcttttgttaaattttgagGGTCACTTGAGCCTTTTCTAGTCTGCATCCAATTCAAACATGTGTTTTTAATtgcaagttttaaaattaaacaagcATGGTGCAGAGGAGAGATCGCAACTGGCGAATAAGATCAAAGCTTTAAGCCGTTTGAAAGCCAAGTTGTTGGTTATAGCTGAAGAGCAGCGCGCATCAGAGATTAAGCAGATTCGAGGGGACGCAGTCAAGGCTGAATGGGGACAACAAATACGGAACTATGTATTCCATCCATACAAACTAGTCAAAGATGTAAGAACAGGGCATGAAACCACAGATGTCATCTCTGTAATGGATGGCGAGTTGGACCCTTTCATCAAATCTTACCTCAAATACAAGCTCAATATGTCACTGTCTACAAGCGGGGTTAACTAATATAACCTCTTGTATTCATGGATTACGGATTGGTTGTTATATTAGGTGCTCTCTGTAGTCAATTCCAATGCAAAATTATGTTTAGATAGTATGCTGCTTTGCAAGTATTCTCCattgataattttaattgttgGTTATGACtgcattaattattaatattatcttaacTGGGTGTTGTATATAATGGACAAATAATGCAACTTTGGAGCTCGAAGTATCGAGTTCAGTACacttttcaatggcttcttcCAGTGATATTTGGAAATTGAGTATCACCTGCCATTTGTTTTTACTGAACTAGACTCCTTACATCATCCAAGTTTTCTGCAGCTCCATcgtcaacaacaaaaatataccGTAGGCTCGcgcacataaaaaaaatgttctgtATTTGAGAAGTAATGTGGAGTATTGCAGAATGGCTCGCCCACTGAAAGTTTATAAACCTTCATTGTTCGTTTTGGAATAATATATAACACTATTCTGTCAATTGCCAGAAAGGGTGTTATTCATTTTGATAGAGAAcctttaactaaaatatatttgatacaAATCTTTGAAAACCATGCACAGATGGGCATCAAGTGGCCTTCTTTTTTCCAAACAGTAAGCTCAAAGAATATGTGTTTCCCTTCTTTTCGGCAGCTTCTACTCGATTTTTGCCAACCTACAGTCATTTGTACAAGGTATCAATATTTGTATTCATTTTGATCGATGTCCAGTAGCACATaagcaaaaaaagaaagaaagaaaaaaaatacgtaATAAAGTTACAAAAATGCATACTatataattaatagaaaatacCTTGTCCATGAGCCAATAACCAACAGATGGCATGTACTGAACAAGATACATGACAGCAAGCACAGGCTGCacgcaaaaaaaaattaaggattaAAGTTGCAAACTGGAAATTTTAATTCATGCTAATTGAAAACATCAATTAGACTATTTATCGTGAGAAGCCAAATGCTTAGATGCaaccaaattttaaattgatgaaAGCATTCAATATTTCGGGAGGAGTGAACAAAAACTCTGCTAGATTCCATAAAGTAAAGCATGAACAAATATTCCCAGCATCATACTTAAATTCCATGATGTAACAAATTGACAAGGGAGCATTATTACATCTTCACGTCAATTACATAATTATTCGAACAGTTGCATGAAATGTACCTCAAGACACTGTCACACTGACACATTTAATGACAAATTGTAAGGAAGTTGCTTTATCTAAACAGACACCTGAGATTCACTTGTGTAAGAGGCAAACAAAGTGGCGTGTACGAAAAACGGCAGAACAAGTATGAAGCAGATTCATTGCACAAAATGCAGagaataaatgtttaaaaatggcGACATATTGAAACAGAAGTACATTTCTAATCAATGCTTTTACCTGATATGATATCCAAGCTTCCTTTAAGCCATGGGTTGCAGCAATGATAGTCAGCTCCGCACACCTTTCAGATGACACACGCTTCTGTGGAGTCAGAATTTCACATGAATGAAACAATCTGTCAATGACTCAATTGATACATCCAGAGAACACATGACATGAGTTAAAGTGAACAATAGCAACAATAAAAAGGCAAAAGGGAAAGAATACTGTAAACTCCAACATCTTCCCCTATGCTGCTTCTTTGAATACATGCCATTTTCTTTAGTAAAAATTACATTCATCAACTTTTGCTAAAAATGAGCAaggaaatttttttcttcattcttgAAAAGCATGCATGTATAAGCTCAGAAAAAAATGTAGTGTATCTTCATTTATCACTCTAGAGTATTAGAAGTCTCCAAAGATACATGTACTACGTACTATGGTTGgaagaaagtaaagaaaaattcaCTCAAGTTTTGTCTTTCTTTGCAGTAGTAATGCATGAATTAACAAATACACAAACCTCAGATGGAACCTTTGATCCAGCATTATTTGACGTTTCTATTGGACCAGGACAGACCACAGTAACTCGGATCCCTTTCTGACAGAGCTGTCACCATTAAATGTTTAGTAGTGCATGACTATGTACAGTATGataattacaataaaacaaCATCCATTAtacccattttttttttcacattagaCAAAACCTACGTTTATCTTCCAGTTGTGCACTATAGTATGGTTTATCATGGTAAATTGCATCCCTTCCTGTACACAGTCTACATACCTCTGAACGCAAGGTATGGAAGTAACCATTGAGCGCATATTTGGAAGCAGAGTATACAGCCTGACCTGGGGCAGGTGTCTTTCCTGCTGCACTACTCATCTTATTGCAAATGAAGGGAACAAAAGATTATCAGTTTATTAATGGGAAAGGGGTTACAAGAAATATTGAATAAGTTCTCCAAAAATATGTGCATTAGTTCTTAGCATATTCAGCAATTAATGCAAAAACATATAACACGTCAATATAATTTTAccaaaaaagttaaatttattattaatcgTTGACAGATAATATGTAGCAGCAAAGCTGACTAGTTCGTGACTACTCTCTTCTTTTTAGTTGCACTTGTTTTGGTTAATAAATCAATGCAGTCACAAACATCTTCCTGAAAGCTCCAGCTGCTGTAGTTTCTGATTACTGCTAAGACGAGTGTGCTTGGTTTGCGGTTAGTGCATTTTTCAAAGCATCCAAACATGAATGGAAGAAATCCATGGATTGCCATTCAATGGAAATAAACGTGAAAACAAACACACATTTAATATACTATTGCCATTCAGATTTCATAAccaaaataagatattattatgAATTGCTGCTTACCACCACAAAATGACCATGCCCCCTCTTTAACATGAAAGGTGTCAAGAGCTTTGTAAGAGCTATTGTCCCAAAAACATTGACATCAAATGTAGCCTAATCAGGAGAAAAGTGTAATATAAAACTTCAGATTTCTACTTTTAAAGTTTTGGAAGAAAACTAACAAAgggataaaaacaaattttaaagtaaaGGATTGGTAATTAAACAACAGGAGTGAGAGTCTCCTTTATGAAATACCTTAAGACCTTCCTCAGTTACATCTAAAATTGATGTTTTCTGCacaacaaaataatcaattaacaaTACAGTTAATCCAATGAGCATATGATCAGCAAATTTTATCAGATAAGTGAAGAGAAATTTTATCAGCTTTCAAAAAAGCATCATAACTATATTATACTGGCATGAAATGATAAGCTAGCATCATCCAATGAAATTTTTTCAGGGCTGGTGTTCGTTTAATGTAGATAGTTGCTACACATATCCTGAAATGCATGCTGACCAATAAAAAGTATCACCTTTGAAGTAGGAATTTCTGCTGATGAAATGTTTCCAAACTCATAGGGCTAAAGACACGCATGCACAAACACCCAATAGAATGAAATAGTGACTAATAATGCTGCCTTGACAAATTGTTCTTCTAAATTAAAGGATGACAGTCAACCTCTATTTCCTCTTATTTTAACTTACAAGCATATTGAAGTGCTAAATAAACCATTGGATAAAGCAGTAAGTCTTACAGGACGCTCAAAAGCTGCATTATGGATCATGTAATCAACACCGGAATCCGGAAAAAAGGATTCTGCTTTCTCAATAGCTATCCTTAGAGAATCCTCTCCAGAGGATAAATCCAATGGTAAAATCTTGACTTCATCAGGTGCATGCTTACCTGGTGGTATGCAAACCACACATTAATAGATCATGGTATGTGAATATGTCATTATTTGTACAtaatttacaaactaatttAGCACATGAAACTTCCAgtaacaaaacacaaaaataccTTTCAGTTGTGTCCTTACTCGGCTTAGCTCAACTTCATTCCTCGCAGAGATTATAAGCTTGGCCCCTAAACTTGCAAGCTGTTTAGCCAAAATCTCCCCTTTACATACATCATTGAAGGAaccaaaaagaagaagaaatcagcTCTGCCAGCAAAATTAGTTATGGGAAAAGTTCTGGCTTTTTGAAGGAATCCTTCTAGGATTATACAGAACAAAGTAAGCAAAAAGGAAAtctgaaataataaaataaaataagtaaaaatggGCACTATAAGGCATTGCAGATTAGATACTAATGAGTGCGCATTCAAACAAATGAGTTAGAAAGTGGGTTGCAATCATTAATCATCCTCGATTACATTCTTCAAAGTTCAATTATTTTGATTCCTTCACTTATCAATGTGATTTCTGGGCGAATTagaattcaatatttatttgatcGAAGTCCAAGGTCAACGTGAGTGAATGAATCAACCCAACAGAAATATAATACTGAAATggaaaaatcaaattaaaataaaaaagaagagttCTTGTCATACCAATTCCACGGCTAGCGCCAGTAATCCAAACAACCTGGGTGGAAATGAAACATGAAAAGACAAAGTCATTTATGTAAGACACGAAGAAGAAAACACTCAAGGATGTGTATGTGTGATTCTCGCAAccttatcttcaatttcttcgcGTTTAGGTTGCTTCTTAGACATCAAAGTGAAATCGCCTATTAAATCAAAAACGAGAAttagaacaaaaaaaaaggataaatgaAAAGAGAAAGCAATGtagtgaaaaaaatgaaataccaTAAGCGGTgaggaatttgtacagaaagatgaagaaaaccAATACGCAAATGAAGAACACCAACATGGGGCTGGGCGATGCAAAacaatacaatacaatacaGAAGCTTAAGCTGTGCAGTTATTTCTGGTTTTGGTTGCTGGTGACTGAAATTCCAACGCGATTTTCTAACGCAAAAGCTATCGTCACTGACCCCGATTTTGTTTTTTGATACTTTAATGGCGATTATATCAAACAATACATCTGCAGTTTTTAAGTGAAATAAAGAgaataatgaatataattttaaacatagaagggataaatatttaaaaataggaggagaaattattgttatttaaccTTGGccaatataatttaacaaaggGTTATTAAACTTTCCAAAATGtcattaacttttataattatcatttttctttttttatagttttagtaAGCTTGCAATTTCTAATGTAAAAGTACTGAATTCTTCTAACAAAAATTGAATGATTCAACAAAATTGTACATTTGAAAGTTAAGAATTTTCAGTGTGTTAATCCAaactacaattttatttttttttaaattgtagaaTCCGAAAATACAATTTTGTATTAcgtattttcaaatattttatcgTACAATTcaagaaattattattctttttcatttttagattataaatttgaaaatatatccTAGACTATACATTTGTTGTGTCTACCATAACATAACTAAATTCTCCAACACTTCACATAATTGCACATAATTCCTATTGAAGCACAAAAATGG
This sequence is a window from Vigna angularis cultivar LongXiaoDou No.4 chromosome 2, ASM1680809v1, whole genome shotgun sequence. Protein-coding genes within it:
- the LOC108329146 gene encoding uncharacterized protein LOC108329146, producing MLVFFICVLVFFIFLYKFLTAYGDFTLMSKKQPKREEIEDKVVWITGASRGIGEILAKQLASLGAKLIISARNEVELSRVRTQLKGKHAPDEVKILPLDLSSGEDSLRIAIEKAESFFPDSGVDYMIHNAAFERPKTSILDVTEEGLKATFDVNVFGTIALTKLLTPFMLKRGHGHFVVMSSAAGKTPAPGQAVYSASKYALNGYFHTLRSELCQKGIRVTVVCPGPIETSNNAGSKVPSEKRVSSERCAELTIIAATHGLKEAWISYQPVLAVMYLVQYMPSVGYWLMDKVGKNRVEAAEKKGNTYSLSLLFGKKKAT